The Eremothecium cymbalariae DBVPG#7215 chromosome 7, complete sequence genome contains the following window.
atataatatagcTACAACTATGCAGCCTCGCTCACCCGCAGGGTGCAATGACTGGTAACAAAGTGCATACAAGGTAGCTGATATAAGTAAATAAAGTATGGAAAGCATGCTTAGGAATATACCGTTGTACAACACGCTAGGTTATGAGATGCCTAAGAAGAGACCAGAACTCAAACTGCCTAATCTCGGGCTACCAAGGTCTACAACCACAGCTGAACATCTGCAAGCTTGGTCTGATGAATGCGACCAGATAATTGGAAGCATGGAAAGTTTAGAAGAACAAAGTAAGGAATGGGATTTATGGTATGACCAGATGTTTTTGCAAAAGCAGCCACCTGGGATTTCTGATGCAGGAATATTATCGCctaagaagaagttgaacTCTAGCACCTAGTTGATTGATACATTACATATTCTTTGGACGGGAAGGCAATATAACTGGAGTATTTTCATATATACCTGTCTATATCTATACAAGTAACAGGAAAGCATAGCTTCCTAGATGACTTTAGCTTCTTTCAACTTCGAAATCAGCTCATCAACGGAGTCCACCTTAATGCCTGGGGATTTTTCTGGAGCATCCTCTACTCTTGTAACGTTAAGCCGCGGCTCTAGAGAGAGATCCTTGAAATCCAAAAGCTTCAGCTTCTCCATGGGCTTCTTCTTGGCCTTCATCTTATTAGGCAGTGTGACATACCGCGGAGTATTGAGACGAAGATCCGTAGTAATTACCAAGGGCAACGCTGCACTTATGATTTCTTCACCGCCATCAACCTCCCTAGTCACAAAAGCTCTCGTATTAGCTTCATCGAACTCGACCTTAGCCGCATTGGTGGCCTGTGGCCAATTAAGCAGTCCGGCTAACATCTGCCCAGTATTGTTACTATCGTCATCCGTGGCTTGCTTGCCCATGATAACCAAATTACACTTGTGCTTTTCCACaactttctttaaaattttgGCAACGGCCAGAGGCTCAAGATCTAAATCACCTGAATCTATTAACGTCGATGAGTCAGCACCTTTAGCCAACGCCGTAATCAACGAGTCCTGGACCTTTAAAGGTCCAATAGAAACTGCATGAATATTCTCCACTGGGAACTTTTTGGCCTCCCTGATACGTACCGCCTCCTCTACTGCTATATCATCAAATGGATTCAAACTGAATTGCACACCTGTTTTCTCGATCGCTGTCTTAGCTAGATTAATTCTTGGTCTGATCTGGGGGTCAATCACTCGCTTGATAGGGAGTAAAATCCTTAAAGCCTTTGGCATTATAGCAGCTGAATGTGTTGAAAAGCCGTTCTAGCACTATATCAAGACTGCATGTACTTGCTCTTGTCAAATATACTGTCAACATATTTTCtaattaaaattattttccaattatcatgaaatttttttatgttttaaATTTTGACTCCAGAGACcttaaaattaattaattcctTAGAAAGGCTCATCACATGTCGAGAGGAATGGGCACTTAGGCCACTGACAGGCGAGGCAAACCGTTGGTTATGGTTCATCCACCAAACCCGTTAAGCACACCGCTTTTTTCAAAGACTTCACCTTGACACgtgtgtgtatatatatagatgtgtatctttaaaatctctCTTGAAACCACATAGAAAATTTTGCAATCTGCAGAAACCTAACATCTCTGAACGCAAATATTTCTTGCGACATTGTAGTTCGTGGGGGGTTGTTCCAAGAGATTAGAAGTGCCAGCAAAATGACAACTAGAGCTCCATTTGTAGTGACCATAATTGCCTCTGCAGCTAAGTTGAGCGCTGGGTATGAGGAAGCGTTAAtagaatatttggaagacCATAATATTGAGGTTTCAGGAACCAAAGAGCTTTCAGGACGTGCAAAGGACATTTTTTTAACTGGACCAACAGATCTAGATCTATCTGAGGTTAGAGAAGCGGTTGCTAGGTTTGAGAAGCAGGGCGTTGCGAATGGGATTGATCTTGTTGTACAGCGAAACGATGAATTCCGcaagaataaaaaactgGTAGTGTTTGATATGGACTCTACTTTAATCGAACAAGAGGTGATCGAGCTCATTGCAGCGTATGCCGGGGTAGAGAAGAAAGTTGCTGAGATAACCCATCGTGCGATGAATAACGAGATAGACTTTGCTGAGTCTCTGCGAGAACGTGTGGCATTGCTTAAGGGTATCAAGGTTGCCAACCTTTACCAAGAAATTTCAAGCAAGTTAAAGGTAACGGAAGGTGTGAGAGACTTCGTGCAATGCCTAAAGGCGATAGGTTCCAAAACGGCAGTACTGAGTGGTGGATTCACACCGTTTGCcaatttcatcaaagaTAACTTGGAATTAGATTTTGCCAAGGCCAACTTTCTTGCGACAGAGACAGACTCTAATGGAGACACAGTGCTCAATGGGTATACGGAAGGTGACATTGTGGATGGCGAATGTAAGGCTAGAACCTTAAAAGCATTGGCAACAGAACTGAATATTCCAATTGAGGCCACCTTGATGGTCGGAGATGGCGGGAATGACCTACCTGCAATGAACGTTGCAGGATTCGGAATTGCATGGAACGCCAAACCAAAAGTTCAGCAAGCAGCCCCGGCAAAACTCAACACCACTTCAATGCGCGATGCTCTGTACATTCTTGGCTTctcagaagaagatatcAGCCATTGCCACCGCCTCTAAACGTTTATACTATTATCATTGgcataatatatatatattatatctaaCGCAAAATCTAAAGAACTTTACTAGCAGAGAACAGGGCTTTCTGTGTCTACCCTCTATAAAAACTTGGTAATATTGCTTCTGATCAACGCAACGTCAGCTCCAATCACCTTGGAAACCTGCTCACCATTTTTATAGTAGATTAACGTGGGCATCGAAGTAATTTGCTGCTCCTGAGCAACGTCTGACAACGCATCAACATCAACCTTGTAGAAATCAGCATCCTCATAATTGGTGTCGAACTTCTCAAGCATTGGCGCAATCATCTTACAAGGCCCACACCACGTAGCATAAAAGTCAACAACCACCAACTTGTCGACACTAATGGCCTTCTTGAACTCCTCGGCACTCGAAATTTCCTTAACCATCTTGCAAATATACTCCTGATCTTCTGAACCTAACCTCGCCTGTAATGTAAAAGACTAGTCTCCTATTCCTCTATTCCTCttctttccaaaactttCCAAAAGTGTGCAACAGCTAAAAGAGTGGTGAACAACTTCGGCTTTTTGCTTTTAAACAATTTTCCATTTAATTACTGCTTataaatatcaaatatgaaaataatTCGCAATGAAATCCTGGAAGCTGAAGGATAAACGTAACGGAATCTACTAGAAGGTCGTTGGTTCACTTCGTCATCACACGTGGTAACCAGCCATTGTTGTCCCACATGTATACGCATGCTGCTTATGATATAACTTTATGTAAGTGCCTATTATTAGTAAGTGATCAGGTGGTCATGAATACGAGCGGTCGGTTTTAGACATTTTAAAGTGCAGGCACAACTTTATTCAAGACGTCTTTGACCACCAACGTCTCCATCACGAGTGGGTTGCCAGTGCCAGCCCTGCGAGTGAACTCCCGTAGACCAACAATCAGCTCTTCAACGAATCTTGGTTCACTGCCGTACATAACGGAGGTGTCGTTTTGTGGGTCTTTAATTAATTCCATGTGCATTGGGAAGTACCATAGACAGGCTTGCTGGACAACGTCCGGGTTGGCAAACGTTCTCGGTTTGCTAGATGCAGAACCGGAGCCAGTAGCTACCAACCATTGGGTTAGCTGTAAGATATCATCGAGCGACTTTGTAGAGGCCCCTCCGCTTAGGGACTGATTGGCGAGGCGGTGCATACGCAGGAAGACTACTATGTCCAAAACGTACCTTCTGATAGATGAATGTATAGTGATGCGGTGGCAATCTTGGGGGGAAGTCAGCAGCAGGGTCTCTTTGGACACAGCTTTTGTGGGTTCAGCGGTCGCAAACCAGAACTTACTCTTTAAATACCCTGAGAGGGGGAACCGGCTaccaccagcagcagcggcatCTTCCAGAACCGGCTTCAAAGTCGCTACACAAATAATATTGGGATATTCTCTCTTTAAATGGAGTAACCATTTGGCTAAtctgttttgttttaacGGCGGCAGCTTGTCCATATGGGGGAGAACTATTACCTCGCATTCACTATACTTCGACAACGCAGAGCTGTCTACACAGCCAACCTGGTCATAGTTGTCAAGAACATGCAGTGCATCCTGGAAACAAGGACGAATCATACCCACCACGGTGTTGTATGAGTCTGTAAAACAAACGAAGTTGCGCTTTACCGTAAAACTTGCTGACAACCCCGATTCAAAAGCTGGAAGTTCCATTACGAAAGACAAAAGCTCTTAATGGCCATCAAACGCTTGTTCCGCTCCTTCTATATATACCTGTGCTTGATTATTCTATAAGCAATACCTCTTTCGAGGTGTGAGACGTGTATATTCCAGTGGATTTACACTGGTCTGTTGTAGTGGAAAATATCTAAAGCCTGAATTTTCCTAATcctttggaaaatttgcaTTTCAACTTTAGAAAGTTCACGTCGTATATCTCATCGCATACCATCAACACAACAAAAACTAGGTTAAAAGAGCTGTAAAGAAGGTCTAAGTAGTTTTTTCTAACCATGGCGAAGCTGGTTCACAACATccaaaagaagcagcaCCGTGAGCGTTCTCAGGTAACCGAACGTTCTCGTTTCGGGTTCCTCGAGAAACATAAAGACTACGTGAAGCGTGCACAGGATTATCACAAGAAGCAAACTACTCTCAAAATCTTACGGTCCAAGGTCAAGGAAAGGAATCCTGATGAATACTACCATGCTATGAACACGCGGAAGGTCGGTTCAGATGGGCTTTTGGTGAAATCAAGACATGCCGATGGAGAAGACCCTGTGTTATCTATGGATCAGGTAAAGTTACTCAAGACGCAAGATAGCAACTATGTGAGGACAATGAGGCAGACTGAATTAAACAAGGCTGGGAAGCTTTCCCATGGCGTCATGTACAAGAGCACCGGTCAGCATACTATTTTCGTTGAcgatgaaaacaaaatgcGTCATTTCACTCCGGAGCAATATTTTAATACTACTAGTGAGATGATCCACAGAAGGGAGAACAGACTCACTAAGGATCAACTAGCTGAAACAACTTTAACAGGCTCGGCTGCTGTAATGCCCGCAGAGTCAttgcaaaataaaaagCTCAAGAAACTTAAGATGGTTGCAAAACACCTTGATCGCGAAAGGAAACTGCAGCAAGTCCACCAGAGGATGGACCTCCAACGAGAACTCATGAAGAAAGGGTCCAAACGGAAAATAATAGGTTCTGATGGTGGCGTGTCGTATAAATGGAAAAAGCAGCGAAAGCGCTAAGTCATCCATCTCCTCCCCTCACAAACTTTTAATTTATAGAATCCAACGAACTTGCCAATCCAACTATCCAACCTTACCTCCGCCCTTTGTATACGATAACACCACTAGCAGCTAGAATTAGAAACTAAAATAGCAAAAAATACTGATACTGCCTCATGCGTTAAGCAAGTTCAAGACTACTTACAGACCACCCGGTATTCTGCATAGTTCACCTACTTGTATAAGCGGCTGCCCCTTCTGATTGGAGACCCCGCTCAACAGTTCCCGACTCTGAATAACCGTCAAGACATCTCTTTCTACTGTTTTACGACTAAAACCTCGAAAGTGTCCCCGCAATGACACCCTAGAGGTCAGTACATCCCGCATATATAAAGTAGTCATTCTTATCACACCATAACGGAGGAGTCGGGTGACCACTATCGTGATCAAACCCAGCAGCGGAGTCCGTGTTTGCCAACAGATATTTTATACTGATGTGAAAACGTACTGCTAGGTCCAAATGTGGGGGTGATTGCTGTGTGGAATCTGTATAGGGGGTGTGTGCCGTTCCTGATCACTATTTTATAGTTTAATATTTCCATAATCGGGAGGCATAGTCTATTATTCGCTGTTGCTGCCTAGCCCTCATATACCGAACAAGTATCAAATTGCGCACGGTGTAATGGATGGATTGCGAATTGCAGTCACACAAATGAGATTGATGTTTTTTGGTCATGATTGTGGAGAGTTAGAGGTTGGTTTGTTGGTTCGATTGATTGTATGCCGCTTAAGGATCGCATTTGCGTTTCAAACGGTATAGCTGCATGTATAAAAATGCACCGTTTAACTGGGTCTTGTATGGTGTGGGGCAACTTAGTTGAACGATGTTTGGTTTCTCTTTAGCCAGTGAAGAGAGAGAGTAAGAGAGATATTCAGAACATGTTAAAGGTTACAGGTGCTTGTGTTGGAAGGTCGTTTGCTTCTTCGTCTAAGCTATTCGTGAGGCTGAGTTCTACGTCATCTGGGATTCCCTTGACGCAGAAGGCTGTCATATTCTATGAGCACGGTGATAAATTACACTACAAGGATATACCGGTTCCAAAGCCAAAACCCAATGAAATCTTGGTTAATGTCAAGTATTCTGGGGTTTGTCATACCGATATACATGCGTGGAAGGGGGATTGGCCATTAGCTACGAAGTTGCCCTTGGTTGGTGGACATGAAGGCGCTGGTATTGTAGTGGCCAAAGGCTCGAATGTTACGAATTTTGAAATCGGTGATTATGCAGGTGTTAAGTGGTTGAATAAGTCATGTATGTCATGTGAGTACTGTGAAACTGGGCATGAGTCTAATTGTGCGGAAGCAGACTTGTCAGGTTACACACGCGATGGGTCGTTCCAACAGTATGCCACTGCGGACGCTGTTCAAGCGGCGAAGATTCCTCAAGGTACCGATTTGGCGCAAGTCGCACCGATACTGTGTGCTGGTGTTACAGTTTATAAGGCTTTGAAAACCGCTAATTTGGATCCAGGTCAATGGGTTGCGATTTCTGGCGCTGGTGGTGGTCTAGGTTCACTCGCAGTTCAGTATGCAAAAGCTATGGGATTGAGGGTTGTTGGTATTGATGGTGGAGCAGCGAAGGATGCTTTGTTCAAGAAGTTAGGCGGTGAGGTGTTTATTGATTTTACTAAGTCTAAGGATATTGTGGCGGACATTCAGGAAGCTACGAATGGTGGTCCACACGGGGCTGTTAATGTCTCTGTGTCTGAAGCGGCGATTGTGCAATCGGTTAAATACATCAGGCCAACTGGTACTGTCGTTTTGGTTGGTTTGCCCGCCAATTCATATGTAAATTCAGAAATCTTCTCGCATGTTATCAAGTCGATTAGTATTAAGGGTTCTTACGTAGGCAACAGAGCTGACATGAGAGAAGCTATCGACTTCTTCACCAGAGGGTTGGTTAAAGCCCCAATTAAGATTATCGGTCTTTCGGAACTTCCAACGGCTTACCATGAGTTGGAAGCTGGTAATATGGTAGGTAGGTTTGTTGTTGACACATCCAAATGAGGAGTTTAAATGATGATTTGAGGGTTCTTTTTTCATATGATTTATTATAACTTTTTTTAATGTCGTTTTTAAAGTGCTGGAAGAGGGGGCAAGATGGCGACATTTATGACTGTAGGAGAATTGTcttaattttaattgtgTTTGTAGTGAACCTTTATATCGTTGGAGTTATCTATTAATTACTAATAAGTAGCACTTACGGATGGGCTGATCTAGTCGGTAGGGAGCGGTCCGCTAGTATCGGCCAGAAAATTATGAGTTTCTTGAACTTCAATTAAAGCATATCTACACTGTATACGTATGGTGAATACATCAACGGTTATGAGGCTAAGAAATTATCTATTTTACAGCTTGTTTAACCTCCTCCTTCTTGATTAAAGTTACAATTTCCTCgtttaattttgaaaatgtctcttcattattatttttgcTTTTATGTTTAATGTGAACTGTTGTCGGTGTGGAATTTTctccaaatatattaattttgtGCTTAAAAGAACCATCAGTAAACCAGCATTCGTATTCGATCTTTTGCTTGCCTTTTCTGCGTTCTATGTATTTTAATTCGAAATCAATGTCGCTATGTCCAATTTTCTgtaaaattaaaagattCACCTCATCAAATGTTAATTCTGTGTAATGTATCTGACATAAAGTTCTAGGTTTGGAAAAGGAATGTAATAAACGTGTAAGCCAGTTTCCCTTTGATCTCTTCAACCCATCAGACGCATGAGTTGGCTTATTGCTCGAACTTCCTTGTGCATGTTTTCTAGCAGTAGTATTGGCTGTTAAAGGTTCAATAGGCGATTCTACAATTGGAGTCAAAACTGCACCACTAGCATTTCCAAAACCAGTGTTGCCGTTATCAATTGGCAATGGTACAGGGGATTGCCTTTTCATAGGCTTTGAAACTACagtatcttcttttgatgcCTTCACTGGTGATCTTTTAAATACGTTTTGCGgttcatattcatcaaataacATGGTAACCCGTTTTATGTTCTGTCCTTCCTTTTGATTATCGTCAATATCAGCCACAGCTATCCTTTGTTCTTCTATCGGTGGTTCGAGCACATTTAAAGATCTTACACCCTTggataatatattcatagTTTCAGAACCCTCCGGCTCTTCAATTATACGGATCTCGTTGTCTAGATCCTTGAACATTGAAACCATACTACGACTCCACGTCATCTGGTAAGAGTATCTTTGAGCGTTCTTGGTATTGCTTTGCATTCTTTCTGGTGAGAGCTTGAATTTAGAAATTATTTCCTCTGTAGTCTCTCTTGGCAAAGTGGAGCTGCCATTAACGTACAAGCTTGTTCTTATGTCTACAGTGGGTGCTAGCACGAAAGTCGTATTCAGTGTATCAATTGAAACAGCTTTGCGATGAACATTTGGCACTGAGCCACTAGAACTTGTGGTTAAGGACCCTTCGTCCTCAGGTGCATCTTCGAATATATTAACTGATTCGCCTTCTTGAGTCATAATCGTTTTGTCTGTCCCCTCCTCAGTTACTTGTCGGTGCGGAATACGGAAGCTAGGTTTTAACTTTACGGCTGACAGCAACTGCTCTTTGGAATTCTTAGGGTCCAACATATCTTCACTGTAGAACTGTTCGACAGGCGATATATTCAAGACATTTTGATTTGCAGGCGAAATTGTAATGGCACGAGCAGTGTAAGTGTATATTGGTAAATCGACAACACAAGAAAgatctgaaaaattggaacGTAAATCATGTTGTATACTATTCTTACTTTCTCGGCGGGTTAATGAAGTATTTAAATGATCCCCTGAAGTCAGTGTGCGCAAATTATGCTTCATAACTGAATCTGAAGTAGGCTTATTGCAAACTTCAACATCCATCTTGCTTGctttgttattattaggATCATGATCCTCGTTCATATTAGATATGAAGTCGTTTAGATTTGCAAAGGTGTTTGAAGAATGCAAGAATGATGATGGCATTTTGAGTAACCCATTGGGACTTCGACTATTAAGCTCCAGTGTTGTATTCTCTGAATCCACGGGATCTATTTGTATTCTTTCAACTGCACCCGCTTTATGATCACCATCGGATCCACGAGAATTGGAATGTATAGAACTAGATTGAGCCAAAATGCTAGAATCTGTGACAGGTGTACTTTTTGCAACTTCTACAGCGGTCAGAGCCTGTCTGTATTCATCAATACTGGATCTcgtttcaacttttttaacGTGTTCATTCTCTTCTGGTAGTTCTCCCAAATCTTGGAATATAGATTTACCTGTAATTGACCATGCTCCGCTATCTCTCTTTTTCTTAAGTGATGATTTTGACTTCAGTGAGTTTGAAATACTGTACCTACGTAACAAGTTTTCGATTGTTTTGGGAGGATCTGGTGCACTGCGACGCGGATCCAAAGAAACTCCACCATGTTTGCCTGCGACACTTGCTAAGGGAGATGAGATCTTTAAACGTCTATCTAAAGATAAATCTCTACTCTGTATCTTCTCCATAACAGGCTTtgtatttaaaaattcttcGGTGCTCATATTGGATTTATCAGTTCCTTGCCTTAAGTTAGAATTTGTAGCATCATAAACACTTGAAGATTCTCTAGGTGAAAATTCTTTACGTGCTGAAGAACGAGAATTGGCACGGAAGCTCTGATAACTTGGACGACTATTCAAAGAAGGCCTGGATAATGAATTAGCACTGGCACGATTAGATACAGGACCTGTCCCAACGCCAAACATAAATGCCGGCTGCACAATTGGAGCCGCAGACATTGGATGCTTATTGACAGGaggaagagaagaaatattACCAGATCCACTCACCTGGAAATCATCCAAAACTGAAGTATAGATTGTTTTCTTAGCAATTTTCTTAGCTTCATTTATGGCGGCTGTTGTAGTcttttgttcttcattatcagtAAACTGGAAGGGTGTTGAAGGTAATGGAGGTGTTTTACTACCGGGACGATCTTGAAGAAATTCATTCAAGTTCAAAGAACGCTTCGAAATCGAACTCAAAGAATACAAAGACCTCTTAGAAGCAGAATTGTGCaatgttcttcttttgcCTGGGGATGTTGCAGGCTTTGACGGAGAACTGGGTTGTTTGCAAGGTGAGTTGAGACGCATTCTGGATGAAGAACTCTTTAAAGATCTGCTGGAAGCAGAATTCTTCATTGATGAAGGAGATACATGCAATGATCTCCTCGATACGCTATGCTTGAAAACCCTGGAAGAGGAAGCAACATAACCTTCCCGCGTTTTCTTAGGAGATTTTGCTAATGTATTAACTGAAAACTGGGATTTCTGTACAATTCTTGGTGCACTAAGGACACCAAGTTGTGGGGTATCAGCATTCGATGAACCAGTTTTCCTGAGAGGTGCCAAAGAACTGAGAGGCTTCGGTTGGGAAGCCTCTGGAAGTTTTTGTCTCTCTTGATATCTTAACAATAAGGAGtaaaacaatttttcttctgtaaATCCTTGTTGAAGCAACTTTCCAGTTAAATATTCCTTAGGTGCACCATGCCACAAGATTTGTAAATTACTTAGAATGCTTTCATCAATCTTATCCTCAGACTCCAAAACTACTATATTAGGAGTACTATCTAACGCATGAAGATTAGAACTGGACTTACTACGCGTCTTTTGGTACTTAAGCAACAGCGGATGTTCTaaaacttcatcaataGTAATTCTCATGGCAGGATCCACAATCAGGATCTTGGCTATTAAGTCTTTTGCTTCGTTAGATATGTTTTGTGGCATTTGGTACTTCCCAGACTGCACCTTCAATAATAGCTTTTTAACGTTGTCATCGTTGAACGGTAAGTGCCCCGTAAGAAGAGCAAACAAGATAATGCCACAGGACCAAACATCACTTGGGGAGCCATGATATTTTTGGCCCATCACGATTTCGGGTGATGCATAGTGTGGGGAACCACAAGATGTTTCCAGTAACTTATCAGTAGTCTCCAGCGCTGCCATTCCAAAGTCTGCGATCTTTACACTGAGATTCTTCTTATCTAGAAGTAAATTCTCAGGCTTTAAATCACGATGGCAGATGTTGAAATGATGACAATAGGACACACCTTGTACAATCTGTTTGAAATAGTGCACAGCCTCTTGTTCTGGCAACTTCCCTCTTGAGATCAAGTAATCAAACAACTCACCTCCTTCAACATACTCTAAAACTAAGTACAGTTCTGGCTTGTTTTCCCACACCTCATAGAGAGCCATCACATTGGGATGGGAAATCAACTTCATAATGATAATCTCCCTCTCGATCCCATATGGTAACGACGTCAACTGCGTATTATTGTGACGGACATTCCTTTTCGGAACAATCTTAATCGCAGCAAGCTTCCCTGTCTCCATATTCTTTGCTAAACGAACCCTACCCGAAGAACCTTTACCCAGAGTCTTTCCCAGCTTCCAGGGCCCCACGGTATCcctgttcttcttcttccccGTCTTTCTTACCGTCGTACTAGCATTTGAAATCTGAGACAACCTCTTGGTTGCATCCGACACAGATTGCACCACCTGATCGATATGCTCATCCGTATTACGTGTCCCAGCACGAGCATTGCCCATACTAATACCCGTCTGCTTAGCAACTGTCATCCTGAGCTTTCAAGATTCAGAGAGAGATAACTGTCTAACACTCCTCGCTAGAACTGCCTAAAAACCCTCCCTCTTTGGAACTGCCTAAAAATGAATGTAAATAGTTGGAAATTATGGTTCGTGGCAgaacttttcaaatcaaGCAAAGTGTGACAACCAACCCGATATATAGCTTCAAATTCCGTTTCTGTCCCTTCTAACTAGTACAGCCTCCTGACTGTTGATTTGTTTCAATCTCTAGTCACCCTGTAGTTTTTTAACTAAGTGGCTATATATGACACGACCCCTTTGTGCTAATACTTAACTAAACTGAaccaaattcaaaaacttaCTTCTTTCGCATACTCTTCCTTGGTAATGAAAACATACACGATATTTACAcgtcctcctcctccttgTCCAATCCTCTAACCCTAACATGCCAACTATATTTCCTCGCTTTTTGCCTGTATCTCCATTCACCATAGTGTGTCCTACGTAACCCGACCCAATATAGCCTGTTTCTAGCAAGCAATTACCCAACATCTGTTTACATCCACCCATTACCAGATAAACCCATTCGCATTTTCAGAATCCTATCTCTTT
Protein-coding sequences here:
- the HSL1 gene encoding protein kinase HSL1 (similar to Ashbya gossypii ABL034W), translated to MTVAKQTGISMGNARAGTRNTDEHIDQVVQSVSDATKRLSQISNASTTVRKTGKKKNRDTVGPWKLGKTLGKGSSGRVRLAKNMETGKLAAIKIVPKRNVRHNNTQLTSLPYGIEREIIIMKLISHPNVMALYEVWENKPELYLVLEYVEGGELFDYLISRGKLPEQEAVHYFKQIVQGVSYCHHFNICHRDLKPENLLLDKKNLSVKIADFGMAALETTDKLLETSCGSPHYASPEIVMGQKYHGSPSDVWSCGIILFALLTGHLPFNDDNVKKLLLKVQSGKYQMPQNISNEAKDLIAKILIVDPAMRITIDEVLEHPLLLKYQKTRSKSSSNLHALDSTPNIVVLESEDKIDESILSNLQILWHGAPKEYLTGKLLQQGFTEEKLFYSLLLRYQERQKLPEASQPKPLSSLAPLRKTGSSNADTPQLGVLSAPRIVQKSQFSVNTLAKSPKKTREGYVASSSRVFKHSVSRRSLHVSPSSMKNSASSRSLKSSSSRMRLNSPCKQPSSPSKPATSPGKRRTLHNSASKRSLYSLSSISKRSLNLNEFLQDRPGSKTPPLPSTPFQFTDNEEQKTTTAAINEAKKIAKKTIYTSVLDDFQVSGSGNISSLPPVNKHPMSAAPIVQPAFMFGVGTGPVSNRASANSLSRPSLNSRPSYQSFRANSRSSARKEFSPRESSSVYDATNSNLRQGTDKSNMSTEEFLNTKPVMEKIQSRDLSLDRRLKISSPLASVAGKHGGVSLDPRRSAPDPPKTIENLLRRYSISNSLKSKSSLKKKRDSGAWSITGKSIFQDLGELPEENEHVKKVETRSSIDEYRQALTAVEVAKSTPVTDSSILAQSSSIHSNSRGSDGDHKAGAVERIQIDPVDSENTTLELNSRSPNGLLKMPSSFLHSSNTFANLNDFISNMNEDHDPNNNKASKMDVEVCNKPTSDSVMKHNLRTLTSGDHLNTSLTRRESKNSIQHDLRSNFSDLSCVVDLPIYTYTARAITISPANQNVLNISPVEQFYSEDMLDPKNSKEQLLSAVKLKPSFRIPHRQVTEEGTDKTIMTQEGESVNIFEDAPEDEGSLTTSSSGSVPNVHRKAVSIDTLNTTFVLAPTVDIRTSLYVNGSSTLPRETTEEIISKFKLSPERMQSNTKNAQRYSYQMTWSRSMVSMFKDLDNEIRIIEEPEGSETMNILSKGVRSLNVLEPPIEEQRIAVADIDDNQKEGQNIKRVTMLFDEYEPQNVFKRSPVKASKEDTVVSKPMKRQSPVPLPIDNGNTGFGNASGAVLTPIVESPIEPLTANTTARKHAQGSSSNKPTHASDGLKRSKGNWLTRLLHSFSKPRTLCQIHYTELTFDEVNLLILQKIGHSDIDFELKYIERRKGKQKIEYECWFTDGSFKHKINIFGENSTPTTVHIKHKSKNNNEETFSKLNEEIVTLIKKEEVKQAVK